In a single window of the Arachis hypogaea cultivar Tifrunner chromosome 6, arahy.Tifrunner.gnm2.J5K5, whole genome shotgun sequence genome:
- the LOC112697440 gene encoding serine carboxypeptidase-like 42 produces MDKGQVSSKGSIGGCWKMSRSRSRSRCWLVGILILVVRVLGGNGYPSEDLVVNLPGQPKVDFNQYAGYVDIDSNHGRSLFYYFVEAAFHPHNKPLTLWLNGGPGCSSIGGGAFTELGPFFPKGDGRGLRRNSKSWNKASNLLFVESPAGVGWSYSNTTSDYNAGDASTANDMYLFMLKWYEKFPSYRSRELFLTGESYAGHYIPQLTNALLDHNARSTGFKFNIKGVAIGNPLLRLDRDIPATYEYFWSHGMISDEVGLAIMNDCDFDDYVYENPHNISHSCTNAIREANSIVGDYINNYDVILDVCYPSIVEQELRLKKMATKISVGVDVCMSFERRFYFNLPEVQKALHANRTKLPYSWSMCSQVLNYSETDGNINILPILKRIVQNHIPIWIFSGDQDSVVPLLGSRTLIRELAHELHMKVTVPYGAWFHKGQVGGWVTEYGNLLTFATVRGAAHMVPYSQPSRALLLFTSFLRATRLPNTTGPSIHH; encoded by the exons ATGGATAAAGGGCAGGTTTCAAGTAAGGGTAGTATTGGTGGTTGTTGGAAGATGAGTagaagtagaagcagaagcaGGTGTTGGTTAGTTGGGATCTTGATTTTGGTAGTGAGAGTGTTGGGAGGAAATGGGTACCCATCTGAGGATCTGGTGGTCAACCTTCCTGGACAACCCAAAGTTGACTTCAACCAATATGCTGGCTATGTTGATATTGATTCCAACCATGGAAGAAGCCTCTTCTACTATTTTGTTGAAGCTGCTTTTCATCCTCACAATAAGCCCCTCACTCTTTGGCTCAATGGAG GTCCAGGGTGTTCTTCCATTGGAGGAGGTGCATTTACTGAATTGGGACCCTTTTTCCCTAAAGGAGATGGACGTGGTCTAAGAAGAAATTCCAAGTCATGGAACAAAG CATCCAACCTTCTGTTTGTGGAGTCTCCTGCTGGAGTTGGTTGGTCATACTCAAATACAACTTCAGATTATAATGCTGGGGATGCGTCCACCG CCAATGATATGTATTTGTTCATGCTGAAATGGTACGAGAAGTTCCCATCATACAGATCAAGAGAGCTGTTCCTCACAGGAGAAAGCTATGCAG GACACTACATACCACAGTTAACTAATGCTCTACTGGATCATAATGCTCGTTCGACTGGTTTCAAATTCAACATTAAAGGGGTTGCT ATTGGAAACCCACTTCTAAGACTTGATCGCGATATACCAGCAACATACGAATACTTTTGGTCCCATGGAATGATTTCAGATGAAGTTGGACTTGCTATTATGAATGACTGCGACTTCGATGATTATGTGTACGAAAATCCTCACAATATTTCTCATTCATGCACCAACGCCATACGCGAAGCGAATAGTATAGTGGGAGATTATATAAATAACTATGATGTGATTCTTGATGTTTGTTATCCATCCATTGTGGAACAAGAGTTGAGATTGAAGAAAATG GCTACGAAAATAAGTGTAGGTGTTGATGTCTGTATGAGTTTCGAAAGGCGATTTTACTTCAACCTTCCTGAGGTTCAGAAGGCCCTCCATGCAAATCGCACCAAACTTCCTTATAGCTGGTCCATGTGTAGTCA AGTTCTAAACTATAGCGAAACTGATGGTAACATCAACATCCTTCCAATTCTCAAAAGGATAGTTCAAAACCATATCCCAATATGGATTTTCAG TGGCGACCAAGATTCGGTTGTGCCGTTGTTGGGATCTCGAACGCTAATTCGTGAGCTAGCTCACGAATTACACATGAAGGTTACAGTTCCTTATGGAGCTTGGTTCCACAAAGGCCAG GTTGGAGGTTGGGTGACAGAATATGGGAATTTGTTGACTTTTGCAACTGTAAGAGGAGCTGCTCACATGGTTCCTTACTCACAACCTTCAAGAGCATTGCTTTTATTCACTTCATTTCTGCGTGCTACCAGGTTGCCAAATACCACGGGTCCTTCCATTCATCATTAA